The following are encoded in a window of Chlorocebus sabaeus isolate Y175 chromosome 22, mChlSab1.0.hap1, whole genome shotgun sequence genomic DNA:
- the RBM6 gene encoding RNA-binding protein 6 isoform X3, with translation MIQDKEVTLEYVPSLDFWYCKRCKASIGGHRSSCSFCKNPREVTEAKQELITYPQPQKTSIPAPLEKQPNQPLRAADKEPEPRKREEGQESRLGHQKREAERYLPPSRREGPTFRRDREKESWSGETRQDGESKTIMLKRIYRSTPPEVIVEVLEPYVRLTTANVRIIKNRTGPMGHTYGFIDLDSHAEALRVVKILQNLDPPFSIDGKMVAVNLATGKRRNDTGDHSDHMHYYQGKKYFRDRRGGGRNSDWSSDTNRQGQQSSSDCYIYDSATGYYYDPLAGTYYDPNTQQEVYVPQDPGLLEEEEIKDKKPTSQGKSSSKKEMSKRDGKEKKDRGVTRFQEHASEGKAPAEDVFKKPLPPTVKKEESPPPPKVVNPLIGLLGEYGGDSDYEEEEEEEQTPPPQPRIAQPQKREELTKKENEEDKLTDWNKLACLLCRRQFPNKEVLIKHQQLSDLHKQNLEIHRKIKQSEQELAYLERREREGKFKERGNDRREKLQSFDSPERKRIKYSRESDSDRKLVDKEDTDTSSKGGCVQQATTGWRKGAGLGYGHPGLASSEEAEGRMRVPSVGAPGRTSKRQSNETYRDAVRRVMFARYKELD, from the exons TGACAGAGGCCAAGCAAGAATTAATAACCTACCCTCAGCCTCAGAAAACATCCATACCAGCACCATTGGAAAAACAGCCCAACCAGCCCCTAAGAGCAGCTGATAAGGaacctgaacccaggaagagggaagaaggacAAGAGTCACGCTTAGGACATcaaaagagagaagcagaaaggtATCTGCCTCCTTCTCGAAGGGAAGGGCCAACTTTCCGAAGAGACCGAGAGAAGGAGTCATGGTCTGGAGAGACACGCCAGGACGGAGAGAGCAAAA CCATCATGCTAAAGCGTATCTATCGTTCCACACCACCTGAGGTGATAGTGGAAGTGCTGGAGCCCTATGTCCGCCTTACTACTGCCAACGTCCGTATCATCAAGAACAGAACAGGCCCTATGGGACATACCTATGGCTTTATTGACCTCGACTCCCATGCG GAAGCTCTTCGTGTGGTGAAGATCTTACAGAACCTTGATCCACCGTTTAGCATTGATGGAAAGATGGTAGCTGTAAACCTGGCCACTGGAAAACGAAG AAATGATACTGGGGACCATTCTGACCACATGCATTACTATCAG GGTAAAAAATATTTCCGAGATAGGAGGGGAGGTGGCAGAAATTCAGACTGGTCTTCAGATACAAATCGACAAGGACAACAGT CATCATCTGACTGCTACATATATGATTCTGCTACTGGCTACTATTATGACCCCTTGGCAGGAACTTATTATGACCCCAATACCCAG CAAGAAGTCTATGTGCCCCAGGATCCTGGATTACTTGAGGAAGAAGAGATCAAGGATAAAAAACCCACCAGTCAAGGAAAGTCAAGTAGCAAGAAGGAAATGTCTAAAAGAGatggcaaagagaaaaaagacagaggAGTGACGAGG TTTCAGGAACATGCCAGTGAAGGGAAGGCCCCCGCAGAAGACGTCTTTAAGAAGCCCCTGCCTCCTACTGTGAAGAAGGAAGAGAGTCCCCCTCCA CCTAAAGTGGTAAACCCACTGATTGGCCTCTTGGGTGAATATGGAGGAGACAGTGActatgaggaggaagaagaggaagaacagaCCCCTCCCCCACAGCCCCGCATAGCACAGCCCCAGAAGCGAGAGGAGCTCACCAAGAAGGAGAATGAAGAAGACAAACTCACTGACTGGAATAAACTGGCTTGTCTGCTCTGCAGAAGGCAGTTTCCCAATAAAGAAGTTCTGATCAAACACCAGCAGCTGTCAGACCTGCACAAG CAAAACCTGGAAATCCACCGGAAGATAAAACAGTCTGAGCAGGAGCTAGCCTATCTGGAAAGGAGAGAACGAGAG GGAAagtttaaagaaagaggaaatgatcGCAGGGAAAAGCTCCAGTCTTTTGACTCTCCAGAAAGGAAACGGATTAAATACTCCAGGGAATCTGACAG TGATCGTAAACTTGTTGATAAAGAAGATACCGACACTAGCAGCAAAGGAGGCTGTGTCCAACAGGCTACTACTGGCTGGAGGAAAGGGGCAGGCCTGGGATATGGCCATCCTGGATTGGCTTCATCAGAGGAG GCTGAAGGCCGGATGagggtccccagtgttggagccCCAGGAAGAACCAGCAAAAGACAGTCCAATGAGACTTACCGAGATGCTGTTCGAAGAGTCATGTTTGCTCGGTATAAAGAACTTGATTAA